The nucleotide sequence AAagctaaataaaatatatatagtgaatcctaaaaaaaagaattctTTTTTGGTCTTTCCTTCGAATTTTAGGACTACTGATTTTGATAGAACGTATATACGAGTATTAagattttatataatttaaaaattaatttgcttAGATTTCAGGACCTGTTTTTCCTCAGATTTTTCCTCATATTTATCTTTACATTAAGTTGTAAttttaaagtatatttatttattatgtgAGTATAGCTATTCTCGTATTTAGCCACCACTGGGAGGCGGTAAAAGTCGGTTTCTAGGGCCCAAAACTCTGGCCCTGCCCGAAAGCTTTCCCCTGTGTCATGTCATGTAGAGAGCATAATGGCACCCAAACTGCGATTGAGGGGCATCGAGTGGGTGGGGGCGGGGTGGCGTAATTACCGGTGAACCCAAGCGAACCGCAGCACCAAAACCCCAGCCCAGAGCTCCAAGTGATCTCCGCCTGACAGCTGACGCTCGAACCCAGAGCGTTGACTGATTTATGAAGACACTTTTGCAAGTCGCCCAACTTGATTTTCATAAACCGTTACGGCACCGAGTTTTTACATGTCTGTCGGCTTCATTCGGATGGATCCCGAATATTTGCATACTCTTACAGGAAATCACTGAAATacattcaaaatatttattaataaataatatacaacataatattttattagttCTTATTTGTATTCCAAATTTTTAATGACACTTTGTACGTCCAAAATCGAGATCTCAGGACCTAGTAAAGTTTAATTTACCATAATGTATACTTTTAAGGACGattccttaaaattttaaaatgactATCGATAGTACCTTTTTTGGTAACTATAACTTGATTTAAAGAGTTATCTATGGTGCTTTTATTTATTGGAAAAGGTGTCATATccttttaaatacattttatgaCAGTTCCCCAAATATTTAAACACAatgatttcttaaaatttCAACCCACGATCGATGTAACCTTACAAACATTTCTAATATCCTATTTTAACTTGATTTAAAGGGTTTTATGTGGTGCTTAAGTTTTATAGGCTTAGGGTATCCCAAAGTAACTACTTTGTTTTTGACGGTTCCCTCAATTTTTGCCTATTGCCGGTATACGAATGCTTGCTGAAGTGTCTCGTACGTTTTGAGCCATGTTTGTTGCCAAGTACCAAAATAGCTGGCTGTCTGTGGGGCTGCCTGTCCCCAGCTTTGTCTTGTCTTGGATTGTCTTGGGTTGTCTTGTCTCCTCGACTTGGCCTGGTCTGGTCGGTCTGCTTGGCTTACTTGGCTCGGTTCAGTTCGGCtgggtttggtttggtttggtaACCATGATCGCCAGATCTTCCAGCTGCTTTCGAACGAACAGTGATGGCCCAGTTGCCGCTTGTAGTTTGAGCTCTGAGTGCGGGGTTAATCGCCGGCGTAATGGTAATGATCGTGTTTGCCGCTCCGCATCAGCTGATTGCCAATGTCCGATAATGATGAGTAAGCGCTTTCAATCCGCCGGGGTGGCTTTCTTATAGAGAACTTCTTGGGTCTGCGATGGTTGGTAGAAATTAGAGAAACAAACATTTATATTGACTAAAAAATGTAAGGAATcttatttttcttcttttatctgtttaaaactctttgaatttttttttgctttgaaCAGTAATCTATGATATGTCAAGTTAATTACAAATTATTACACATGCACAACACACAAAGTTCGAACAAATTCAGAAGCTGTAAAAAATCCCTATTTGATAGCAATACAATAAAATTAGGAGTAATACACACAGAGGAATACATTCTTGACCGGGAGCAGTGATGCCGCACTTTGACCTACACAACCATCTGTATCAAAGACGTATTATCCTCCATCGAAACCTGAATCTGGGTCACCACCATGCAGGTGACTTCTCGGATGAGGAGGATCCTCGAAAACGGGGCATCCTGCGGAACACCAGTTGCCGGCGATATCGCGAAATACTTCGCTCCAGCCGCCAGTCGCAGCTCCTCCAAGGACTTGCCATCTTGGCAGCTGTGATTGTAGTCCTTATCCTAATGCTCTTCGTCGGAATAAAGATGTCCATCGAGCAGATGGATAATCCCACGCCTCGGGAGGAAGGCCTTTGGGTGGGCGCCCTTAAACTGTTGGGTCTGGAGCATGAAGATCAGCTAACAGGAGAATCTTATGGGCAAAGAAAAGTAAGCCTCCAAATGTATAATTTAAGATGAAACACTTTAACTAAACAAGAAGTCGCTTTCTCGTCCGCATTTTAAATTGAAACTAGTTTTAAAGACTACACAACATATATTATATGGAATTTTTACCCTacttaataaaataacatGTGGACGAGAAGACGGATCCTAATGGCTAAACTGGAAAGAGTAattgaaaaaaattgtattcttAATTAATAACATACTTCAAATGCTATATgacttatttatatattattttactCTCCCTTCGATATTCGTTTTAGTTCTTAATCTTGTGTGTTTGAAATCAGTGCttaaatacatatttaatcGGTTTTAATGACTACTTTTAAAACAGTTCGGTGAGCTTATGATTCCGCTATGTATAGAAATAAACAACACGAGGTAGCTACTTATTAAAGATATCAGCAACTAAGTTATCTTTAATTATTATCTTTTGTACCAAGTGTTGTAGTATGTTTAAGTTAGTTGGCCCAGAAATACGTAACTCTTAAACAAccataaaaaaattattccaGTTGCATTTGAGAAATTTATTGTCATTTACGATTTTTACtttgttataattatgatCAGATTCTaaagaaaacatttttcaaatgTAATAAATTTCCTAGTTTTTGAgccaacataaaaataaatttaaccCACAGCAGGATGGATTCTGCAGTCCGAGTTCCCTGGACTTGCGGCGGATCTTCCGGCGCATGGGCAGGGTGGTTCTCAACCAGGAGCAGGCGTTGGCCCGCATGGAGAGGGCGCTGGGTGGTACGGGCCAGTTCAGATCGGTAGCCCTACTTGGACCGCCAGGAGTGGGAAAAACACTGGCGGCAAATACCCTACGACAGTACTTTCCCTGGCCGGAAAATGCTCATTCGTACCTATGGAGCACCCAAGTACCCGATGAGGCCAGTAAGTTCCGCCTGGTGAGGCAGTTCGCCGAAGGGCTGTCCGACTGCGGGGTGAACCTGCTGATCATCGACAACCTGGCGACCTGCGATCACGGCCTGGTGCCCATCTACAATCGACTGATACTGGACCGCGAGGGCAATCCCAACCGGAATCAAACGGTCCTGGTCATCTACATTTTCAACCTGGAAGTGGATATGTACTGGGAGCAGTTCGAGTTGCTGCAGGAACTTCCCGCGGAGACCACCATCGTTAACTTTCGCTTCTTCAATCAGGACGATCTGATGGATTGCCTGTCCAGTGAGTTGAAGAGGGAGCAGCTGATTCTCAGCAGGGAAAAGGAGTCCCTGGTGCTCGAGGAGGCCATGGAGAAGGTCCAAACCTCTGGATGCAAGAGCCTGCGACAACTGGTGCTGAAAAATGGAATCAGACTATAATATTTCTTAAGTGTGTGCACCTGTAAGCCCTCATCACAAACTTTCTCCTTTGGCAACGTTTCAAaaatgtgttttttgtttatttctagTAACTTGTTACAGATTTTATGACCGTACAATTGCCTTCACTCTGATGTGAATATATGAttaatttgtaaaatatatatttggcACTGACCTTAAGTAaaggaacaaattaaaatatcaTGGGCTATGTGATTTTAatgtaattaaattttaatttgtaatgtttttatttaaaaatccaATCAATATCTCTTCAGACATCTGTTAAAATCGTGAATCTTTTTTTGCAGAACTGCCTGCAGTTTTTAAATTATGTGTCTCTCTGAATTGCAATGCAGATAATTATTTTAGCGTGAGACACACAAAAGATGCATAAATAAAAGTACTGCACCCATttatcaaaacaaaactaGGAGAAAAAATGCAAAGCAAACAAGCACCAAATTGCATTGCTGTAAAGCATGTTTTGTGTTTGCTTTTTTATAgcatttttaaacaattttttcaGTTTGGCGAGCAAAACTTCTA is from Drosophila suzukii chromosome 3, CBGP_Dsuzu_IsoJpt1.0, whole genome shotgun sequence and encodes:
- the LOC108015900 gene encoding uncharacterized protein isoform X2 — its product is MPHFDLHNHLYQRRIILHRNLNLGHHHAGDFSDEEDPRKRGILRNTSCRRYREILRSSRQSQLLQGLAILAAVIVVLILMLFVGIKMSIEQMDNPTPREEGLWVGALKLLGLEHEDQLTGESYGQRKDGFCSPSSLDLRRIFRRMGRVVLNQEQALARMERALGGTGQFRSVALLGPPGVGKTLAANTLRQYFPWPENAHSYLWSTQVPDEASKFRLVRQFAEGLSDCGVNLLIIDNLATCDHGLVPIYNRLILDREGNPNRNQTVLVIYIFNLEVDMYWEQFELLQELPAETTIVNFRFFNQDDLMDCLSSELKREQLILSREKESLVLEEAMEKVQTSGCKSLRQLVLKNGIRL
- the LOC108015900 gene encoding uncharacterized protein isoform X1; protein product: MPHFDLHNHLYQRRIILHRNLNLGHHHAGDFSDEEDPRKRGILRNTSCRRYREILRSSRQSQLLQGLAILAAVIVVLILMLFVGIKMSIEQMDNPTPREEGLWVGALKLLGLEHEDQLTGESYGQRKQDGFCSPSSLDLRRIFRRMGRVVLNQEQALARMERALGGTGQFRSVALLGPPGVGKTLAANTLRQYFPWPENAHSYLWSTQVPDEASKFRLVRQFAEGLSDCGVNLLIIDNLATCDHGLVPIYNRLILDREGNPNRNQTVLVIYIFNLEVDMYWEQFELLQELPAETTIVNFRFFNQDDLMDCLSSELKREQLILSREKESLVLEEAMEKVQTSGCKSLRQLVLKNGIRL